The stretch of DNA TCTACGTTTTTAACCTTGAGTATCCAGAGGAGGCAGCATGCACACTGGAGGTTTTTCAAAGGTGAGATCTAATTCAGTGATGCCTTTGTTAAACATATTTGGTAGTTCACAAGCATCTAATCTAAAAGGTCAATATGTAACTTACAGTAAAGAAAAGGGTGGTTTTGAACACTGAGCTATATGTCTCCATCTGTTTTAGGTGATTCACAGGCCTCAACCCTGAAAGGGGAACAAAGGCTGCAAAAGGAAAAGTAACATCAAAAATGACAGGACGACTcgtgcaaaagaaaaagacagcagtgaacaaacatgtctccactgtcCTCTGCAAGTTCATGGACTACCAGAGGAACTTCTAAAATGGTAAGATTACACATTTACTGCTCTCTGTATgtgctctttgctttttttctttatctgtccTCCTGTCCATGGACgtgtctgtctctccctctctttctctgtctctgtctctctttctctgtctctccctctctttctctgtctctccctctctttctctgtctctctccctgtctctctgtctctgtctctccctctctttctctgtctctccctctctttctctgtctctccctctctgtctctctccctgtctctctgtatctgtCCTGTCCATTTCTAGCAGACAGACAGGAGGACAGCTACAATGAGGGAAGGTCAGAGAAAGAGTGTCTGTCCACCAAATCTGTCCTcgtcttcctgtctgtctttaaCTGACATAAATGTAgtttaatgtgaaatgtgtatatttcatgtgttaaatgaaacattttcctttctttctcttccagCCACCCTTTGATGAGGCGTTCAGGACTAAGCCCCACTCAGCACTCATTCATGTTGGTTTGGTTTGGCTGTTCACGAAGTTTTAAACTAGCTCAAATGTTAAAGATGTTACTGTTAGAGTTCCTATAAAGTGTTCAAAAATATGTAACTTCAATATTTGACAGTGCTGGATTCCTTCCTTCAAAAGGAAGGGATCCAGTTGTttgacagtttgtttgttttttagagaTTTTGACCCTTtggaacttttattttaaaggttatTTAACTTGTATGTGATGTAATATTACCATGGGGGgttatgcatttaaaaatgtagcaGTTCATAATGTTTTTTGGTCAGTTCATGTCAGtgtatttttacactttggTTTCTATACTTTTTGACTTGTATGTAAAATGTTGCCTTTGCAAAGCGtcatgttttgttatgtttcagtttgttggttttaaattgacaatgaaataaaataattttaaaatatattgttttttatttgcttgaaaTTAGAAACATTGCTAACATTTATTGAGAGTTTGGTGAATTGCAAACTGCAAGTtgacattttaacttttaacagCTAGCAATAGCCAAAGTATGCAGAGTTTAATTCCTGTTGAAATTAATATTTAGGGTGCCTCTTACActactgtaaaatgaaataacttttactttaattctatcacaggaaaaaaatgaagtaacaGTAACCATGTAATATAATTACTGTAAAATTGTGATAAAAATCACAGTAACATTGTaatgaaattacagtaaaattgtaaaacaaaattacagtaaaactgtaagagaattacagtaaaattgtaaattacaGCCAAATTGtaattaaattacagtaaaactgtaatTAAATTACAGTAAGGTTACTGTAAAAATTACAGTAACTGGCTGGCAACCCTGCTGCCAGTAGATTACTGTAAATTCTACAGTCACTTTTTAACAGTGTATAAAATAGTTATGTTTAGCCGAGAGACTTTgctctgtggggaggggagccaCAGCCAGACTGCTGGGATGGTCTGTGTCTGCCTGAACCAGTGGCCCATGTACATGCTGATaacttctgattctttaatatattaaatgttttcattttaaattaaagtgtttgacgtgtcttccttcacaaataaaaacacgAAACACTGTTAAAGGTGTCTGTGAAGGAGATGAGCTGAAATGGTGACTTAAGTGGAAAATCTTTGCTGTGAGGAAATCCCAAAGATAAAGCTGTGAGTCAAATGTAATTCTGTGGGAACTCTGGTTATGGCAGCCTTAGAGTCAGACATGCTTTCTGACAACTAACAGGAACCTTAGTGGAGCCAGTTTGTCCTCCATGCTGGATGCAATTAGAGCAGCCATAGCAGAGATTACAGAGGAAATAAGGGACTGCACTGAAGGTGGGATACAAGCCAGAGCTTGGATTagcaacatcagaagaagatgtAGTTACAGTCTGCTGTGAACAACCTGAGGCCAGTAAAGCTGCCAGAGGGCCTGAAGGATCAGACCTTTGTTCTAATTTTGGTCAAATGGATGCTGGAGGTGCTGAATTATTCTGGACAGAGGGCACCAGGTCAGGTGCAGAGAGACAATAATGCTCCACCCAGAACTCTGATTATGAAATTTCTCCTCCACAGGGACAAACTGAAGATCATCTGTACTGAGTGGGTGGACAAGGACATTTTTATGAACCAGTGACTGAGATTTGAGAACATGAAGCTACAAGCAACGTAAGGAATAAGATTgagttcagcagcagctgcagagcctgGGTATATGATACAGAGTTACTGAGAACTGAAGAGAGAACAGTACAGAAAGAACATTGATTGGATCCTTTGGGATGAACAGAACATGCCACAGATTTTTCTTAttatgggtttttgtttttgagacatTAATGATGGGAGTTAATGACCTATGGGTCTGGATGGTACTTTGATAAGAGTTAGACACACAAATGTCTCAGAAacactttctgctgctttgggaCATTAAAAGTATCATAAGCTTGATTATAGCTGATGATCATTGAATTCATATTCTTAAGTTTTTAAAAGAACAGCACCCATCACACTGTTTATGATAGAAATAAAGGGATGATGACATATTTactcacagagctttgttggaggctttgaccactggcagcagcctcagcagagcctcctctgaagcagagtatttctgcaggtcaaacacatccagatcttcttctgatgacagtaagatgaagaccagagctgaccactgagcaggagacagtttatctgtggagagacttcctgatctcagggactgttggatctcctccactagagaaccatcattcagttcattcagacagtggaacagattgatgcttttctctgcagacagattctcactgagcttcttcttgatgtactggactgtttcctgattggtctgtgagctacttcctgtctgtgtcagcaggcctcgtaggagactctgattggtctgcagtgaaagacccaggaagaagcggaggaacaagtccaggtgtccatttggactctgtaaggccttgttcacagcactctgatgGAGAGCTTGGAGCTTTGGTTTATTAAATAATTGAGACCACATGGATGTTGTTTGTTgatcttccagcagattgagtccagagttgatgaaggtcagatggacatgaagagcagccagaaactcctgaacactcagatggatgaagcagaacaccttgtcctggtacagccctctctcctctttaaagatctgtgtgaacactcctgagtacactgaggctgctctcatatcgatgccacactctgtcaggtctgattcatagaagatcaggtttcctttctgcagctgatccaaagccagttttcccagagactcaatcatcttcctgctctctggactccagtgtggatctgtctcagctcctccatcatacttgaccttcttcactttggcctgaaccaccaggaagtggatgtacatctgagtcagggtcttgggcagctctcctctcacTCTGGTTTTCAGctcatcctccagaactgtagcagtgatccagcagaagactgggatgtggcacatgatgtggaggcttcgtgatgtctttatgtgggagatgatcctgctggcctgttcctcatctctgaatctcttcctgaagtactcctccttctgtgggtcagtgaaccctctgacctctgtcaccctgctaacacactgaggagggatctgattggctgctgcaggtcgtgtggttatccagaggtgagcagagggaagcaggttccccctgatgaggtttgtcagcagcacatccactgaggtggactttctagggtcagtcaggattgtagttttgtggaagtccagaggaagtcgacactcatccagaccatcaaagatgaacacaacctggaagtgttcaaagctgcagattcctgcttctttggtttcagtgaagaagtgatgaacaagttccaccaagctgaacttttcctctttcagcacattcagctctctgaaagtcaatggaaacatgaactggatgtcctggttggctttgtcttcagcccagtcgagggtgtatttctgtgttaggactgttttcccaatgccagccactccctttgtcagcactgttctgattggtccatctcttccaggtgagcctttaaagatgtcttcttgtctgattggtgtttctgctctgtctggtttcctggatgctgtttcaatctgtctgacctcatgttcctcattgacctctgcagcccctccctctgtgatgtagagctctgtgtagatctgattcaggagggttgggtttcctgctttagcgatgccctcaaacacacactggaacttcttcttcagagcagatttaagttcacgtccacaaactgcagcaggaCGTTCTGAATGAATAAAGAACATCGGTTAATGTTTTACCAAATAGATGTGACTATTTCATCTCCATAAAGAATGCCTGTTTGAATCCATGCTGTTTAATCTCTTTAAACTTCAGTaaatgtctcattcatccagcagcttcaatctttagagaaatcctcttactgctctgcagacgctcagccagctcctcctgcttcattctcctcaggaagtccaCTGTGATCTTCACTaatgcctctctgctgctcctcctctgctcttcatcctccctctctaagcattctgggtaatctggactcaggatcttctggatcttcttcagctcgtccttcacaaaagtgatgatgttgtcctccagcagctggaacagaagactttatgaatgagccaatcagactgaaatcatggagccaaacatcagatccatGTTGGACACACTGACAGTCCACTGGTCTCCAaagagcagcatggagatgactgtgaGCAGAATAGATGgaacagtagttgttgtacatgtacagacctgaaatatggagtccagctgtgtttgatgctgctgggcagactgaccactgggaccctctgagctctgctggTCCACTCTGTGGAGGAACCATCAAGAATGAGTTCAAGCACAGGGTAAAGATGCAGTCAGTGATATTTGGACAgaaacagtgactcagtgacTCCCTGTAGCTGTAAATGTTCTTCATCCAGCTGATCCCACTGAGAACCAACAGCTCAGCTTAGTGTGCTGCTTTGAgtctcagagctctgctgagcatCAACAACTTCTGAGCCAAAAGCTTCAAAATCTCATGTTGGAAACCTGatgttttacagacagaacCTCGAGCACTTGATGGAATACCTTTGACATAAAGCTGAATTCCAATCAGGATCATTGGGAGCAAAAGCCcagttatgaatgaggaaaagcCCAAATGAAGTGCTAACAGGTCCTCTTTAGGATCAACAGCTAGAAATCATTTAGCTCAGGAAGACTCAGCCCTCTGAGATGTGATTAGTTCCTCCCTCAGCTCAACATCCTCAGATCAATGAGATGATTTTAGCTCCCAAACTTCATCATCTGCCCTTCAGGACTCGACTACAGAGCTGCTAACTAGCTCTGATTCAGCTGTTTCCTGATAGTAAaccatgcatgtatgtgagagCTTCAAGTCTCAGCTGTTTGTCATGACAGAGGCAGCTAcactacagaggctgaatccaTATGATTACCTGGTTCAGACCCCACAGAGCTGTCTGATGCTCTGGGTGTAGGAACACCTTTTTACCATCAAGGTCACTGCCAGGATCAGACTTCTCCACTCCTGTGACCAAACCAACCAATCAGGAGATTTCACATCCCTGTATTAAAGCATTACCACTCACAAAGGTTTCATTGGATAAGAGCAACACAAACTGTGACCTGGATCAGACTGTGAGCTGCTACAAAGCCACTGAGGGTCAATAGTTTAAACTGTGAGTCAGGACTCTCAGAGGAGCGTGgcatctcctcttcatcagcagTAGGAGTTGGTACTGTACACAATCAGGTCCACAGGTCAGGCTTCCTGCTTTTTACCTAAACTGGCTCAGTCAGCTACAACGTGGCTTCTTCCAATAACAACAATTCATTTGGTTTTCCAGCTCTTCCAGAAGGATCAGCTCCTGGAGCTGCTCTTTAGTCTACACTTTCTGGGAACTACAGCTGCACCATTATGGCCAAAATGATAACCACCATTATTTTGTTCAGTACTGAGATCAGGATTATTTGCTATAATATACATGATCGGACCAAAACCTAACACACAATTGATCCCACAGGGCGCTGCTTTCACTTTTATAGATACAGTCACTAATTACAGCAGCTGGTCCATGACAGGACCCTGGGGGATCCTCGCCTGGTCCATGACTATAATCAGGACCCCCTTCAATGACGTCCTCAGTGCAGCCACAGGTGGTAACGCCCCCAAGGAGTGTGCAGGAAAACCGGGCataatgtcttgtgtttccaccAGGGGGCGCTGCCACAGTGAAAGCTCATTTATTTCCTGCCTGCCTTCATGCCTTTAAATTTGCCCTGACCTTCAATAATGATCATGaatcagtggttagcactgtcacctccaaAGAACAATGATTTCCAGAGAGGAGAACATATCTTTGGTCTGGAGGGTTTTTCCTGGagcctttgtttctctctgtgtttagtggACACACGTCTTCCACAGAAGATTGATGGTCACTTTTAGAGACACCATGAAAATGCTGCCTGTACTTTTCTGCCACAAACTCATAAAGTGGTGAGACAGCAGCTTCAACAACACTGTGAGAGTCTGAGCTCTGCTCTAAGCTCAGTGATCAATGAGCCTCCAGAGCTTTACCATCTAGAGCTCAGAGTAAGAGTGAGGTGCAGCTCTTTGGATCCTCCAGCTCTGTCCTTtcactctgctgcagctctctctcctccttcagtggctgagtcacctgatccacagAGCCAATCAGACTCTTCAGCCAGTATCTCCTGTTCAACCAGAGCATTCATGATTTGAACTCTCAGTTCTTCTTTCCTCCAATGAGCCTGAACACCAGCACCATACTGGTGTCAGCATCTGTCACAGACCTGTCCAAATCAGACACCATGACCACAACTCAAAGAAACACTCACCTTATTCAGTCACAgtcgcacacagacacactagcctaccaaacaaggcaatgcAGCGTGCTAACAAGAGATGCTACCAAGCTACAAGAAGATGAGAACCTGTtggcctgctcccctggggggtTATGATCCGGAGCTGCTTACGCTTCAGGGTTCTAGTCCGAAATTTTTTTCAACCCAGCACTAATTAGCAAGGTAATGCTAAACGCTAAAACCTGGTCCCACTTGTTAAGTGAGTGACGGGGCCTACAtctgtaaccagaaagcacctctgaacCTAATCACAGTCTTGGTgaacgtgtagttacatttctcgaggtgcaggtcaggttaggttcagagaggattttcggTTATATACGTAGGAGTGACGCAGAACTCTAagtcaggccttattagatcgatggagtgataatttttgcatataatctataagagttacatttatatatcaagcatttaatgtgtcccagagtgacgtttccttccactaatgtgtttgcagaaatcatgtatcaagcatacacaacaaaaacacaatccagatgttttatcaatcagctgctaaaagcatttcccaCATtcaaatatcagccaccatgttgtgagcataaattaTCACGATTTTAATGTAACAACAGGaaatgacatcatcttgctgggaactgtagttttttcttgaaaacctttcatagctccactggtgctgaaaataatgtttgactatggctttctgaatacaagtagggctgcagctattgattattttagtaattgagtattctatcgattgcTCCATCAATTGATCAAGtaatcagataaaaaataattttttgtattaacaattcatcagcatattttaacttccgtactgcagatgtttctctgtgtgaaa from Archocentrus centrarchus isolate MPI-CPG fArcCen1 unplaced genomic scaffold, fArcCen1 scaffold_41_ctg1, whole genome shotgun sequence encodes:
- the LOC115776954 gene encoding protein NLRC3-like, with translation EDNIITFVKDELKKIQKILSPDYPECLEREDEEQRRSSREALVKITVDFLRRMKQEELAERLQSICGRELKSALKKKFQCVFEGIAKAGNPTLLNQIYTELYITEGGAAEVNEEHEVRQIETASRKPDRAETPIRQEDIFKGSPGRDGPIRTVLTKGVAGIGKTVLTQKYTLDWAEDKANQDIQFMFPLTFRELNVLKEEKFSLVELVHHFFTETKEAGICSFEHFQVVFIFDGLDECRLPLDFHKTTILTDPRKSTSVDVLLTNLIRGNLLPSAHLWITTRPAAANQIPPQCVSRVTEVRGFTDPQKEEYFRKRFRDEEQASRIISHIKTSRSLHIMCHIPVFCWITATVLEDELKTRVRGELPKTLTQMYIHFLVVQAKVKKVKYDGGAETDPHWSPESRKMIESLGKLALDQLQKGNLIFYESDLTECGIDMRAASVYSGVFTQIFKEERGLYQDKVFCFIHLSVQEFLAALHVHLTFINSGLNLLEDQQTTSMWSQLFNKPKLQALHQSAVNKALQSPNGHLDLFLRFFLGLSLQTNQSLLRGLLTQTGSSSQTNQETVQYIKKKLSENLSAEKSINLFHCLNELNDGSLVEEIQQSLRSGSLSTDKLSPAQWSALVFILLSSEEDLDVFDLQKYSASEEALLRLLPVVKASNKAL